From one Populus alba chromosome 17, ASM523922v2, whole genome shotgun sequence genomic stretch:
- the LOC118029700 gene encoding uncharacterized protein, whose translation MGEEREDPQKLKRIAAAAFDYENDPRWADYWSNILIPPHLSSRSDVIDHFKRKFYQRYIDPDLVVEAMSTNGSSQSTKSSGSSSSSSAPSNDQPRPRNTGSTTRTSGPSAAAGQNPTPVRWDRQTIQFSINAWVFIVAVLAIIPLVPKHLSSRASRLSFMGTACSSLYSLYTLHGRPRAWNLQGIQAYLQSIIATKDFIYVIYCLTFVTSHLCLRFALIPILCRSLEHVAKFLRCNFSRSTLYRKYLEDPCVWVESNTTTLNILSSHSEIGLGFLLIISLLSWQRNIIQTFMYWQLLKLMYNAPVTAGYHQSVWAKIGRVVNPLIHRYCPFLNTPLSAVQRWWLR comes from the exons ATGGGAGAAGAAAGGGAGGATCCACAGAAGCTTAAGAGGATAGCAGCGGCTGCTTTTGATTACGAGAACGACCCTCGATGGGCTGATTACTGGTCCAACATCCTCATCCCTCCTCACCTGTCTTCTCGTTCTGATGTCATTGATCACTTCAAGCGCAAATTCTACCAACGCTACATC GACCCTGATCTAGTGGTGGAGGCAATGTCTACAAATGGTTCATCTCAGTCGACAAAGTCATCTGGGtcatcctcttcatcatcaGCCCCTTCAAATGACCAGCCTCGACCACGCAATACAG GGTCAACTACTAGAACCTCTGGGCCATCGGCTGCTGCAGGTCAAAATCCAACCCCTGTTCGCTGGGATCGACAAACCATACAATTTTCTATCAATGCTTGG gttttcattgtggCTGTGCTTGCAATTATTCCCCTTGTACCTAAACATCTTTCAAGTAGGGCATCTCGGCTGTCATTTATGGGCACTGCATGCTCATCTCTGTATTCCTTATACACACTACATggg AGACCCAGAGCATGGAACTTGCAGGGTATTCAAGCTTACTTGCAGTCAATAATTGCGACCAAAGATTTTATCTACGTCATCTACTGCCTTACATTTGTCACTTCACATCTTTGCCTCAGAT TTGCTTTAATTCCAATTTTGTGCCGATCACTGGAGCATGTTGCCAAATTCTTGAGGTGTAATTTCAGTCGTTCCACCTTGTACAG GAAGTACCTTGAAGACCCTTGTGTATGGGTGGAGTCCAACACAACTACCCTCAACATTCTGTCTTCTCATTCCGAAATTGGACTTGGCTTCCTCTTAATTATTTCTCTGTTGTC GTGGCAACGCAACATAATACAAACATTCATGTATTGGCAG CTGTTGAAGCTCATGTATAATGCCCCTGTCACTGCTGGTTACCATCAGAGCGTGTGGGCTAAGATTGGAAGGGTCGTCAATCCGCTTATCCACCGTTACTGCCCATTCTTGAACACTCCACTCTCTGCTGTTCAAAGATGGTGGTTAAGGTAA